The genomic region tctcccatgaAGTCATAGCATAACACACATTTTCTAGCgttggatcatggtttcttgtGCTTTCAATTGGTGTACACGTCCTTTTTCTTTCCATAAGTCCACTTGTACTCTTGCAATAACATaacaagaatgatattagtggttgagacattttgattatcaaggtctcatcaactagttgacttggagctttgTGTTTTAGTACTAATGTTGTTTGCTCTTGATTATACTTGAAGtttacttgcatggattgataagatcCTATGCTTGAGGGCTTTATCATCCCTCAATATTATCCTATCCCTAGTTTTTATTTCTCTCAAATGATCTATCTCTCACTTtctactttactgagagtatgatcGTAAGCTCATACTCCACTaatgtgggggctaaatgtagtgtcgtaaattgtacatccTTTATTACTGTGTCCAATTTCGCACTCTCCTAGCACCTTTTTTAGTATTTACCTTCCCTCTATGCATTAtaagacctttattgtaattaattaatatttaatttaatattatgggtcttatttcactttattacatcatcacactcttatttgggcccctaattctaggtgtgccctttatcattttatcctgatttttccttaaTCCTatcctaatttcaactctcaaagcatattttgcatatctaaacaccttggattatCACACCAAGCTAGATTTAGCATTAGAATTACAATAGCTCACAtacctagaaatttggaaaaaagtggtcaagaccatggcgcccaccaCCATGGTCCTGCGATTTTTTCATGAAATTTTGGGAGGATGATTGGGTGGTCTTATCCTATTCAAATTTAGCTCTGTgcgaaaatatatcaattctaattcaacctaatggtgattttaattatgaaatccctatataaggcatctctctcaattcatttttcATATAACAATGACATCATATGCAAACACTATCATCAATTCTAGAGCAAATACGATTCAAGGAGTAGCAAACTGCATCAAGGTATTTTCAGCTTATGTTTCAACTATGATTTCGTGGTGGATTTTGTGTGATTTATCATGTTTttgcatcaacacatgaaggaCTTATCCTAAGCATTTCAATCCCTTCCCCTCAATTTAGGCAAGATTTTCCatttcaattcaagttcaatttctatttcaattcaagttcaatttctatttcaattaggctTAATTCCAAACTCAAGGttttacctaaggcaaacccctatccacaacataaTTTCCCTTCTTTTGGTGTGCAGGTGGTAGATTCAGGAGTCGTGTAGGTGGAAAGGGATAGAGGAGAGCAAGACAAAGTGAATTACCTTTTGTAGAAATTTTGGGGACACCTCAAGACCAGGGCACTAcagagggactagggcgcccatCGCCTTGGTCTctataattttctcaaaatttcaggTACAAGCTCTGATCCTCTTATCTTGCTCAAGTCTTAGTTTACAACTCTATTTGATTTCTGCAACACTTTGTTCtcataatttcattttaatttctCATTGTTTGTTATAGATTTACTACTTACAATTCAAAACCTAATTCAAACACaacttcaactcaaacaaaaggggaaatagggtctcaatcaacattcaaccctcttcctaatagaattgaggttggatctattgagttcatcctcattttaatgtattggttaatttggctaattggtggtcttatcctacttgttgaaaccctagttccaaattacactatatatatatatatttgtgtaccTTGTAAACCATCCATCCAAAAAAATTGCCAAAACTTTTTTGACCTCCAATTATCATGATTTGACAAGCGATCATAGAGTTCTTGGGCCATTTGAACATGATGTTGACCTTCATTTCACTGCAAATGTCACAATcgtaatgaatgagacaacttaagctattattatcctaatttaataaaagaaaaaagcacctaagtttagcttaagtgaaaaagtaaccaaaagacctaattaataaataattagataaatgtcctaattactccaacaaccccccttaagattaacttagggataagctaaagagataATATGAATGTATGCTTGAATGAGTCctgcaactaggcctaattgggtacTCATGTACAAACTATTGCAAAGCAATGAAACTCGAACCAATTTAACTCTCACAAATATGGAAAAGGCAAAAAATCcaatgggagaaaactcctctccaaaagagagaaaaggaaaTGAAAAAGAAAGTACATGTGACAAGCATGGATGAATCAAGATGTCCCCCCAAGTATTGAATTGGTCACATGAGTATCCCCATAGGAGAGAAAATAAGAGATTATGTATCTCTCCCATGATGAAGGACCTCCAATGTTGAAGATGAAGGCTcaaggatgaatgttgatgaagatacAAGAGCGCCAAACCATATTCCTcaccttgggaagaaacaaatcaaatggtCTAGCTGAAacaactccatgaaaggagatggaaggaatagtctcatgatgTGTGCCATGGAAGAATGCTCAACTTCCCAACTGTCTAAATCAAAAGATACAAaaccaaataaagaaaatccaaacAAATATGAAGATACCTAGTGAACAACCTCTAAAGGCATTGAAGATGGGATGACAATAATGCTCAAACTACCGTCAAAGATCAATGGAATATCCTCAATCATGTCCCTAATTTCTACAGTGTGTGATGTATCGAATAACCTTGAAATATCTAGCAAGTACTCATCCCACTCTACTGAAACTAGAAGGGAACAATCAAATTGTTAAATTGAGCCGACCTTTAAAGAACTAAGAGGTGGAGAGGGATCAACACAAGTCTTAGGAACCACTATGAAGGAGGTTGGAAGATAATGAAGGGACACAAAGAACATTATTGAACGTTCTACCATCAACCTCAATAGAACCACTCCCATTAACACTCATGTAGTGCTAttacccatcaaaatctgtggaAATGCATGATGCTCAAAATAATAGAAGATACCCTCTGATGATGTCATGTGATGAGTGACTCCTTAATCAAGAAGGCACTGGGAGGACTGATGTGTGGATGCAAAGAGAGCATGGATCTCCAACTTATCTTCACCACATGCCATAGAAGAAGACCTATAATGTCTGAGACTTGAAGTGGTAGAAAaatatgtacataaatatccccccataagagagagaaaatgaggataGGAATCCTAGGTCGATGCACATACCTCAACAGTGTGGGATTGACACATGCACCTAAGTTCTAACATGTTCAAACAAAAAAGAAGTATCTCATATGCCAGTGATCAAATGTTTGAAGACAAAACATGATTCATTGCCTGCAAATAATATTTCCcctcttaggaagaaacaaatccactAGAGATATGAGAAGCCACTCTCATAAACATGAAGatgtaggaatccaaatccaaattaCACGTGCCTCTAGAAACTGTCCAAATGTTGTTATGTACATGAAATATGATGATGCCATAAACCAATCAAGTACATGCTCAATAAATGTAGGAGGTGACAAATCAACACTTTGCAAAAACTAATGAAAAGCAAGCTCCATGGGCTATGAAGATAAGTTGAAAACATTGATGTGGCTATCaacaaagaggagatgaatgtcctcaaaataatcctccaaATTTTCAATATGCAACTccacaaacaaggatgatatgtTTGTAAGATATGAATCACAAGTAACTATGTCTAGAAGAACAATGTCTTGTTGCACTAAATCAGTGGTGTTTATGCATGAGCCAATGCTAATCTGATTAGAAACAATAAAAGATGAATATGATTGAGATGGGATCTCAATGTGAGGAGTAGGAACATGAAGATAGGCCTATGATACCATGTAGGAATTGATGATTCAACCACAATAGCCAAGAATCATCGACAAGCAAAACATAAGTATcatacaaaagagatcaagcaaagataatatgctcAATAAGAAACTAAAAATTATTTATTGATTGTACACAAGAATATTGGAGATACAATACTAGAGATACATTACAATGAATTAATATGTACAAatggatgaatgaaaccctagatgcaaaccCTAGATTAAATTAGCATgcgccaagtgtcacaatcataatgaatgagacaaattaagctattattagcctaattaataaagaaaaaaaacacctaagtttagcttaagtgaaaaagtaattaaaggacctaattaataaatatctAGATAAATATCCTAGATACTCGAACAGTTCCTCCACTAGCATTTTCATACATAATATTTAATACGTTGTCAGTATTCTCTTCATCTATCATTAACATCCAAATCTATTCAAACATGTCTCTTCCATTCATCCTTAAAAATCCTTTCTAATATTTATTATCCAGTTTAAGAGCTCTCCTATGTTATTCAAACCCACCTATCATCTCCAAGAGGCATCCCTAAACTAAATAATGTAAAATCAAGATTAATATTTTGAATCCAAATCCATCCAAATGTCAAAATATCAAAAGAAATCTAAATTGTCGGATCCAATTATCAATCATCATTCAATTGATCTAAATCAatttaaatcatcaaatcaatTAAAAACTAAAATCTCAACATTCTAGGGTATGCTGTCACTATTTTTTCATCCCATAGACTACCTATAGATACTTCCTTTAAAACAATGTTACTCCACAACACCATATAAAAGAGGGGTGATACACTTTTTTCACCACCTCATAATGTGACAACTAACATTGCATCATAATCTAATTCTAATGCCATGttaacatttttcatttgcattGTACATTAATTTGCCTTTTTAATTTACcatcactaattaattaaataattcatattattaaattaattatgctAATGTTTGTCCATTATTctaaaataaataatttcattttcatgTATCCTCcacaaataatttcttatttaaaaaGAAAACTAATTTAGTTCTCTCATATTCTAGCATAACTCCTTTGCAATTCTCTCTCATTTTCAATATATGCATaacccattaaataaataaataaatttgattatcTACTTGAACTTTCTTATCGTAACTCATTTATGATTTCCTTCTATTTGCAATCCATATGTAGTTAATCAATTAAATGAGAAAAAACAATCAACTATCATCACCCGCACTAAAGCCCACTAAAAACTAATGTAACTTCTCTTTCACTCTTGACTAATTTTAGTCAAATAAAGATTCTCCATTAAATCTAAAAAAATCTCTACCATTCATCCAAGATCAAATCTCAACATCTATTTTTCATtaagacatatataaatacatCCTCATTCTCCATCAAACAAAATGACCTTGACAAGTACATTTGATAGAATTAAAAATTAAAGATAATACAAGCAAATAAGATCACAACAATATTGATTTTGCATTAACTTAAATCATTAATCACATCATATGAATGTATGTTTAAAGATGGATAGAAACATAATGACTAAAAATATTTATCAACTACAAACACATACTACCTGTGAGTGCCACATGAGTGAATACCATTCCAAAGCACAACAACACAATAAATGTCCAACAACATAAACCTTACATAATAAAGACAATGTGTTAAAGGGGCCCACCAATCTTAAATATGGGGTGGTTTATGATTAAGCAATTGGTAGCTAGCGAGTACCCTAAGCTTGTGAAGAAAAGTGAACAATATGTTTAAGACATCACCACATGaacctcacattccatgaaagtgGAAAACCTTCACTTCACCCAAAAGATTTAACTACGTCACCATTGAAGCAATGAAAATATTTACTTGTCTATTTCAATCTTAAATAAATGTTCACCTTGTGTAATTTTATCTCTCCACACGCCTTCCAACTCCATGACAACTCAAAACCTACATAGATTGGCAGTCATCACGATTCCCACCGAGAAAGCgcgtatttaattaaatattcatccAAGGAAACTTCCTCACTTTTTCCCAAATCTCACCTATGATACAAATCATTATACCACGCTAAACCCCTCCAAAACCCTATAAATACCTTGGAAACCCACAAACATAGAGCATCCAATAACGATCTCATTCTGCAACAATGGAGATGAAGAGAGCAATATGCTTCTGCTTTTTGTTGGCTCTTTTCCTCGCTCTTTCTTCATTACAAGTCTGTATTCTATTTCATTTCATTCCATATTTTTTTCCTCTTTCAAATCAAGATTTTCATCTTTTTCATAAGTAGAGATATTCCTAGACTAACATATTTGTTTGTATGGTTGTTATACACACAGACTGCAGCAACAGAAGCTGTAGGTTACGCCCCAACGGTGGCCCCAGCGGTCGCCCCTGCACCAAAACTATCAGGAAAAGGCAAGTTTTCCCCTGTGTCTCATTTCTTGTTTCAATCCAGTCAGTATGTAGTACTGCTGGTACAATGTGGAAGGGATTTTTCCTTATTCTGATAATAGAATGGCAATGGGGACTGTGATCCACAAGGCTGATCAGAAGATTTTACATATTATCAGAAACATATTTCATAACTTGCTAACATTTGTTGGTGTTTGTTTACAGAGTGTGGTGATAAATGCGAGGTGAGGTGCAAGAATAATCGTGGGTACCACAAAATGTGCTTAAAAATGTGCAACGTTTGCTGTCAATCCTGCAACTGTGTTCCCAGCGGGCAGGCTGGTAATAAGGATGAATGCCCATGTTACAGAGACAGGAAGAACAACAAAGGCAAATCCAAGTGCCCATGAATCAAACTTGGTGCAGCTGTTTCTTTTGGCTTAGTGTTGTTATGGAAGGAGGTGAAATAAATGTGGGTCTGTAATCAGTCAGGCGTTTCTGAGGGGATCCATATGCATTGTCTGCCACCAAACAGACACTTTCAAGGGCTGAtttgattttatctttattttttgggTTTGTAGCCTGCGCTCTTTGTTGCAGACATCTTAATGGAAGTTACGGATgggaaacacaaaaaaaattatatgtttataataataaataagaatatcTTTCGATTTGAAGTGTGTGAGTTTTCTGTATGGTTATTTCGAATCACATTCCCTACCATATTATCAAGCTCTTCTTCCTTTATGGATGAGAGCTACTTGGtataaaaacataaacaataacTTAAGAGTTTCCGTAATTTTTAATGAATAAATGCTCATCTGTATTTAAtctgaaaaaaaaagaaataaatgaaatgATAGCATGTTTCACATATGATAAACAGGAAAAAAATCTATAATGATGCCTCCGACCATCTCGAAAGTGTTTAGTAGCTGGCACTATGGCGATGCCCACTGTCCAGCACAAATTTGCACGATTTTGTCAGAAACGTACGCTGTCTAGTATCTACCAAAATTATATCCATTTACCACTTCTGATGAAAAGTAGTGCCTTTTTTATTGTCACCAGCTGTCAATACTGTGGCTAGCGATGAAACCCAGACAATCTGTCCTTTCTGTGTTAGCTCTTCCTTATATCCCTACTACTGCTAAACCTCCAAAATCCAACTAAGTTGAAAATAAACAGCATATTGTATAGCAAAGCAACATTCTCGAGACAGATCTAATACTAGCAATCGCACCTAATCTCTAGATTTGGTTTTTTTGGATGGCTACCTGCTCTGATTAGGTGAACTTATAGCACAAAATAGGTTCATCTACTTTGAGGGAAAATAGATACCCTTGTTTGAAGGGAGCAATTTAAAAAAATTGCAATATTACAATTAATgagtttcaaaaataaaatattcatatgataaatATAGGATCATTGAAATCAAAGATAAAAAGATTTATATGTTAAAaattttagtatatatatatatgaaaatatgatCAATGTCTAATAATATTCCAACATGTATCTACAATTCATAAACAAGATAAAAGCATTTCAAATTGTCAATTACCTATGGAGTAAGTAATTTGCTAGATTACGAGCAATTCTATAAAAAGGCATTCCTTTAAACACTTCATATACTGTTATTAAACACCATAAGTCTACCAATGGAAATCTACCAATGGGAGTTgtataaaactgctttcacataaCTTTTAGATGGGTTAGGTTGTTTTTGTTCGAATATAATGCATTGTTTATGTAATCTATTAATTGCATAAATGATCTAACTACACAAAATATAGATGAAATAAATTGAAGAAAAATGAAGTGTTAAAAGAAAAGATGTGTTATTTTTacatcttgaaagaggaatatgtGGGGGagattatatattataaatataaagtATTTAAAATTTGTATTATTCAATTGAAAGTTAAAAATAGGCTAGAGAGATATTACTCATATAATATTGTAGATATTGTATTTATTTTCTGAAAATTGAGAGTATTGAAGATAGTGACTCTCAAATGAACTGTATAAaggtaattaaaaattaaaatgtatttTGCATATATGAAATTTGCGAGATTACACAATCAAATATAATTGTGGCTTGATAGATGTCcatctcaaaattttgaaatgatgcACTTATATCTCTCATTGCTGAAAACGATGTAGGAGCATCTGAGATGAGTTGTCCATTCATTTTGCATCAAGCTTTCATAATTAAGTTTGCAACTCCGCAGT from Cryptomeria japonica chromosome 3, Sugi_1.0, whole genome shotgun sequence harbors:
- the LOC131033821 gene encoding peamaclein — translated: MEMKRAICFCFLLALFLALSSLQTAATEAVGYAPTVAPAVAPAPKLSGKECGDKCEVRCKNNRGYHKMCLKMCNVCCQSCNCVPSGQAGNKDECPCYRDRKNNKGKSKCP